The following coding sequences are from one Bos mutus isolate GX-2022 chromosome 22, NWIPB_WYAK_1.1, whole genome shotgun sequence window:
- the C22H3orf22 gene encoding uncharacterized protein C3orf22 homolog has protein sequence MDPKAPKKSRQGKKSKARTQEKFARKFPYRFSWLTETSSEPLRPWVLTKMSSLLREQLPLQKTLLPTRSIPVRGLGAPDFPPLSCLQPPPSPPRNLWELALLTRRFPRLAAPPPTPRSPALHHQSLGHSAPRHS, from the exons ATGGACCCGAAGGCCCCCAAGAAGTCCCGCCAGGGAAAGAAGAGTAAGGCCAGGACGCAGGAGAAGTTTGCCAGGAAATTTCCATACAG GTTCTCCTGGCTGACGGAGACCAGCTCGGAGCCCCTGCGGCCCTGGGTGCTCACGAAGATGAGCAGCTTGCTGCGGGAGCAGCTGCCGCTGCAGAAGACGCTGCTGCCCACGAGGTCCATCCCCGTCCGAGG GCTGGGGGCCCCGGATTTCCCACCTCTGTCCTGCCTCCAGCCGCCGCCATCGCCACCAAGAAACCTCTGGGAGCTGGCGCTGCTGACCCGCCGCTTCCCCAGGCTTGCAgcacccccgcccaccccccgaAGCCCCGCTCTGCACCACCAGTCTCTGGGGCACTCAGCCCCCAGGCACTCGTGA
- the CHST13 gene encoding carbohydrate sulfotransferase 13: protein MRLWLFGEERQYTWTLPGKPESTGREPAAWRCDPSCCLPPGPGEAGLASPLGPHPQAAWTWLAEVGCEMEAAFESNAVGTSWLGGKRRSPLQTLYNLDQGPRSALAEVHRQRRELLHRACSRHTRRQRLLRPEDLRHVLVDDARGLLYCYVPKVACTNWKRVLLALNGRGSGDPRAIPAPDAHAPGRLPSLADFSPAEVNRRLRTYLAFLFVREPFERLASAYRNKLQRPWGAAFQRRFGTDIVRRLRPHPSPDALARGHDVRFAEFLAYLLDPRTRRDGPLNEHWERAHALCHPCRLRYDVVGKFETLAEDAAFVLGLAGAPGLHFPEPPPGARAAARDRAERLFRDISPFYQRRLFGLYKMDFLLFNYSVPSYLRLR, encoded by the exons ATGAGACTGTGGCTGTTTGGGGAAGAGCGTCAGTACACTTGGACGCTGCCAGGGAAACCTGAGAGTACCGGGAG AGAGCCGGCAGCTTGGCGGTGCGACCCCAGCTGCTGCCTGCCCCCAGGGCCGGGAGAGGCTGGCCTGGCCTCCCCACTGGGCCCTCACCCTCAGGCTGCATGGACGTGGCTGGCAGAGGTGGGGTGTGAGATGGAGGCAG CGTTCGAGAGCAACGCTGTGGGCACAAGCTGGCTTGGCGGGAAGAGGAGAAGCCCCTTGCAGACGCTCTACAACCTGGACCAG GGCCCGCGCTCCGCCCTGGCCGAGGTGCATCGGCAGCGGCGAGAGCTGCTGCACCGCGCCTGCAGCCGCCACACCCGGCGGCAGCGCCTGCTGCGGCCCGAGGACCTGCGGCACGTGCTGGTGGACGACGCGCGCGGCCTGCTCTACTGCTACGTGCCCAAGGTGGCCTGCACCAACTGGAAGCGCGTGCTGCTGGCGCTGAACGGCCGCGGCTCCGGCGACCCGCGCGCCATCCCCGCGCCCGACGCGCACGCGCCCGGCCGCCTGCCCTCGCTGGCCGACTTCAGCCCGGCCGAGGTCAACCGGCGTCTGCGCACCTACCTGGCCTTCCTCTTCGTGCGCGAGCCCTTCGAGCGCCTGGCCTCGGCCTACCGCAACAAGCTGCAGCGGCCCTGGGGCGCGGCCTTCCAGCGCCGCTTCGGCACCGACATCGTGCGGCGCCTGCGGCCGCACCCAAGCCCAGACGCGCTGGCCCGCGGCCACGACGTGCGCTTCGCCGAGTTCCTGGCCTACCTCCTGGACCCGCGCACGCGCCGCGATGGACCCCTCAACGAGCACTGGGAGCGCGCCCACGCGCTCTGCCACCCGTGCCGCCTGCGCTACGACGTGGTGGGCAAGTTCGAGACGCTCGCTGAGGACGCGGCCTTCGTGCTGGGCCTCGCGGGCGCGCCCGGCCTGCACTTCCCGGAGCCACCGCCGGGGGCCCGGGCCGCCGCCCGCGACCGGGCCGAGCGCCTCTTCCGCGACATCAGCCCGTTCTACCAGCGGCGCCTCTTCGGCCTCTACAAGATGGACTTCCTGCTCTTCAACTACTCCGTCCCCTCCTACCTGCGGCTGCGCTAG